The sequence GGGCCTGCGGCGTTTCCTGCGCCGGATGGCCTCCTCGGACGCCGAGCTGGAGGCCGCCGAGCTGCAGGAGACGTCCGGCCGCGAGGGCGCCACGCCCATCACCGCCTGCGGTGAGCGCACACGGCACTGCGTGGCGGGTACGCTGCGTACCGTGACGTTGCGTCCGCGCGGCGGCGCCCCCGCGCTGGAGGCCGAGCTGTACGACGGCACCGACGTGATCAGCCTGGTGTGGCTGGGCCGCCGCCGGATCGCCGGCATCGACCCCGGCCGCAGGCTCCGCGCCGAGGGCCTGGTCAGCGTCCAGGACGGGCGCAAGGTCATGTTCAACC comes from Actinomadura rubteroloni and encodes:
- a CDS encoding OB-fold nucleic acid binding domain-containing protein; protein product: MDDVPAAAEPETRREPRGLRRFLRRMASSDAELEAAELQETSGREGATPITACGERTRHCVAGTLRTVTLRPRGGAPALEAELYDGTDVISLVWLGRRRIAGIDPGRRLRAEGLVSVQDGRKVMFNPRYELRGGS